The Deinococcus depolymerans DNA window CCTTCGAGGGCGGGTTCTCCTGCGACCCGGACCGGGCCGCCGCCGCGCTCGCCACGTACCGCCGCGTGCTGACCGGTGCGGGCGACCTGATCACCCCGGTCGCCGTGCGCCGCGCCGCCCGCAAACTCGCGGTGGGCACCCTGCTGCGCGCCGAGACCCCCCAGGGCCGCCTGTTCGCGCTGGGCATGGAACACCTCGCCACCGGTCACCCCCTCACCACCGAGGAACACGTCCGCCGCTACGAACAGGTCACCGCCGACGACGTCCGCGAGGTGCTGCGCCTGTGCCCGCTCGACCACCTGACCGTCGTCGCCCTGGGGCCCATCGACCAGCTCTGATCCCGGGCCAGTTCAATCGGAGTCCAGTTGAACCGCAGGCCGGTTCAGCGCGGGCCGGGGCGGGGGCCGAACGTCAACGGTGCGTGACCCGGCACGGCCTTCGCCGCGAACTCGTGCAGGCCCAGCCGGTCCGGCGCTTCCAGGTGGTAGCGGAAGTTCCACAGGTAATGCTGCACCACCCGCTCCGGCAACCCCAGCTTCCGCGCGTGCCGCGCCGCCACGTCCGCCAGGTGCCCGATCCCGTCGCGCCGCGCCTCCCGCATCGCCTGCACCAGCGCCGCAGGCGGCGGGCGGTCCTTGCGGTACGCCCACACCGCGAACGTGAACGGATGCCCCGTCAGGCGGAACCACTCCTCCGCCAGATCCGTCACGCTGATCCCCCGCGCCGAGTGCGGCAGGCTGGTCATGGTCGTCTCCGGCGTCAGCGGCCCCACCACCCCGTACCACTCCCGCAGCGCACTGTCCCCGATCCGCAGCACCCCGTCGAACCCCTGCGAGAGCAGCGCTTCCGCCTCACCCTCGGCCCGCTCCAGCGTGGGGCTCAGGCCCCGCTCGCGCAGCAGCACCTCCAGCAGCGCCACACTCATCGCCGACTGCGCCGTCAGCGCCACCCGCCGCAACTCCTCCAGCGGGCGCGTGTGAAACAGATTCACCGAGTACACCGGCCCCAGCACCGCCACACTGAAATCCGGCAGGGCCTCCAGCACATCCGCGTTCCGGATGAACTCCACCGCGCTGATGTTCGCGATATCCACCTCACCCGACAGCAGCGCCGCATTCATCTGCGTCGGCACGCCCGTGATCGCCGTCACGCCGGGCGGCAGCACCAGCGAATCCAGAATCGGCGCCACATTCGTGAAATGAATCCAACCCGCGCGGTACGGGTCGGGCGTTCCCCAGTCCACCTGCGCGACCTCTCCGGCGATCAGGGCGGCGCGGCTCCCCGCGTCCCGGACGGGATGCTCGCTGGGCACGGGCGGCCGACTGAATCCGAAGCGCACGGTGCGGCCTTCCAGACTCCTCAGCTCCGGAATCTGCAGTTCCTCCGGGTAGCTCTCGTGGTTCATCTGGCCGTACAGGTACACCTGGGTGTCGTTCACGACTTTCAGGTCTTCTACCCGGTCGCGGTAATTCCAGACGTAATCCTGCGCCACCCCCTCAACCCACGCCGTCACGGGCGCACCCGAGCGGTAGAAGGCATGCCACGCGTCACCCAGGCCGAGTTCCAGCCGGCCGAGCTGCTGCTCTCCCAGCGTGTGGCGTCCGCTGAGCGGATCGGGCGCCGGCCACTCCTGACAGGAGAAGCGCAGGAACTTGAAGCCCCGTGTCCAGTCGATGCGCTGATGAGTGGCGCGGCTGATGACCAACTCACCCCGCTCTGCGCTGTCCGGGCTGGCCTGAGCCCCAAGCCGGAACAGGACACTCCAGTAGGGCGAGGTGACCGGATCGGCGTCGGGCGGGTATGGGAGGACGTGGTCAATCACGCCCTCTACACCGTGTGGAGCGGCCTGACCCGTATCCAGAACGAGCTCGTATTCCGTCACGGGATGACCTGCACGCTGACGGCCTGCCAGTGTCCGTCCTGGCGGGCGTAGACGCGCAGGAAGCTCTGTACGCGCTGACCTGCGGCGTAGAGGGTGCCGCGTGTGATGGCGGTGTCGCCGTGTACCCGGGCGGCGTGCCGTTCGAAGCTGAGGGGGGTGGTGGGGTTGGTCTGCATGCCGGTCAGGAGTTCCTGTTTCGTGACGGGGGTGCCGTCGTGGTAGAAGCCCAGCCAGTCGTCGGCCAGGACGGCGTCCAGCCGGGCCGGGTCGCGGTGGTGGTACGCGGCGTTCCACTGGTCGTCCAGGGCGAGGATCAGGTCGAGGTCGCCGGGTGCGGGCATGGGGTCAGTCGGCGGCTTCGGTGGCCGGGGTGCGGGGGAAGGTCGCCAGTTCGTTGTAGTACGCGTCGCGCAGGACGGGGGTGCGGCCGGCGTGCTGGATCATGCGGATCATGCCCTGTTCGCTGAGTTTCATGGGGCTGGTCGCTCCGGCGGCGTGCGCGATGTGTTCCTCCTGGATGGTGCCGTCGATGTCGGACACGCCCCAGTCGAGGCTGACCTGCGTGAGTTCGCTGCCGATCATGACCCAGTAGCCCTTGATGTGCGGGAAGTTGTCGAGGTAGATGCGGGCCACGGCGAGGTTGCGCAGGTCGTCGAGGCCGGTGGTGAAGTCGGTCTTGCCGAGGTTCTGCGCCAGGGTGTTCCCGAGCGGCTGGAACGCCAGCGGGATGAACGCGTGGAACCCACCGCCGAAGCGGGCCACGGAGTCGTCCTGCAACGTCCGCAGGCGGTCCATGTGGTCCAGGCGTTCTTCCAGCGTCTCGATGTGGCCGTACAGCATGGTGGCGTTGGTGCGCATGCCCAGGGAGTGCGCCTCGCTGTGAATCTGCAGCCATTTCTCGGCCTTGACCTTGTTCTTCGCGACCTGCCGGCGCACGCGGTCGGCGAAGATCTCGGCGCCGCCGCCGGGCATGGCGGCCAGCCCGGCGGCCTGCAGTTCGCGCAGGACCTCCAGGGTGGGTTTCTTGCTGATCTTGCTCAGGTGTTCGATCTCGGCGGCGGTGAAGGCCTTGACCTGCAGGTCCGGGAAGGCCTCGCGCAGGCCGCGCACCATCTCGGGGTAGTACTCCCACCTGTGGTTGGGGTGGTGGCCGCTGCTCATGTGCAGTTCGGTGATGCCGGGCAGGTAGCGGCGGCGGACCTGTTCGGCGACCTGTTCGGGGCTGTAGTCCCAGGCCCGCGCCTCGTTCTTGTGCGCGGCGAACGCGCAGAAGGTGCAGCCCACGTAGCAGATGTTCGTGAATTCCAGCCGCATGGAGTGCACGAAGTACACCCGGTCGCCGTGCAGCTGCTGCTTGCGCAGGTTCGCCAGTCTCATCAGGGTGTTCAGGTCGCGGGTGTCGTACAGCTGCATGCCCTCGGCGAAGGTCAGGCGTGCGCCGGCCTCGACCTTTTCCACGATGGGCGCGAGTGCGGGGTCGGAGAGCCACTTCATGCGTGCAGGATACGCCCGGACGGGGGCCGTGAATGTCCCCATGAACGGAATCCCCGGGGGGTGGGCGGACCGTCAGATTCCTGACAGCGCCGCGTGGGATACTGAGCGGTACCTTGAACCTACATGCCTCCGACGCGCAGCGGCAGATTGCCCGGTACCGGTCCCTGGTACGGGTGACGGCGGCCCTGTCACGGCACGTGCGGACCGATGACCTGCTGCGCGCCATGCATGAGCAGGTGCGGCTGCTGTTCGACACGCCCATCACGCTGCTGGCCCGCTGCGTGCCCGGTGGCGGCTGGCACTGCCTGACGCTGGAGAGCGACAACGTGGCCGAGCAGGACATCGCCCCCCGCCCGGACGGCCTGCTGGAGCGGGTGTTGCGCGGCACGCTGCGCCTGGAGAACGACCTGCCCGCGTACCTGCGCCGCGAGAGCCTGGGCATCGTGCGCCTGCACCACCGGTCGGACCTGCCGCACACCCTGTCGTGGATGGGCGTGCCGCTGCATGCCGGGGAGGTCACGGGCGTGCTGTCGGTGCAGAGTTACGCGCAGGGGGCGTTCACGCCCGAGGACCTGGAGTTCCTGGAGCTGCTGGGCGTACACCTGAGCATCGCGCTGGAGAACGCCGCGCTGCATGAACGGGTGGAACGTGAGGCGCACACGGACCCGCTGACCGGGCTGTGGAACCGCCGGGGTTTCGGGGAGCGCGGTGAGGCCGCCCTGCGTGCCGCGCATCGGGACGGCGCGCGCTTCACGCTGGCGGTCATGGACCTGCAGGATTTCAAGGCGGTCAATGACCGTTTCGGGCACGCGGTCGGTGACGAGGTCCTGACCGGACTGGGGTTGTTGCTGCGCCGACTGACCGGGCGCGGCGCGCACGTGTTCCGCCTGGGTGGCGACGAGTTCGCGGTCCTGCTGCCCGGCGACAGCGGGCAGGCGCGTGGCACGCTGTCACGCTGGCTGGAGGACGTCCGGGGGCACCCCTGGCCGACCGCCGCGCCGCCGCACCTGAACATAGGGCTGGCGCAGGCGCACCCCGGGTATTCCATGAGTGACTGGCTGCGCGAGGCGGACACCCAGATGTACGAGGCGAAACGGCGACGCCTGCACCTGCTCGGCACGGAAGCCGACCGGGCCGGTGACTGAGGCGGACTCCGATTGAATGGGCTGCAAAGCCCGTTCAATCCGAGCGAAGCGAGCAGGAGCAAACCGGGTTCCGGACGTGGAGCTGGCAATCCGGTGAAGTTCCGGATTGTTGGCGAAACAAACGGCAGTCCGTATGAGACGGACGCCGGGGTGACGCAGGGCAGGGCCGTCCGGCTCCGGTGAAGCGGTCCGTCTGGGAGCGGGAAGCGTGAAGTTTCGGGGTGCGGTGGAACCGCCGCGTGCGCTACGCTGCGGACGTGAAGCCTGAACCTGTTCGTCCCGAAACAGAATCGGTGGGAGAGGCGTCAGGGGAAACCCCGCGCGCCGACAGCGCCGCCACGCAGGACGCCCCTGCCGGGAACGCCCCCACCGAGCGCTGGACGGTGGACGGAATCGAGGACACCCCGGCCGGCCCGGTGGCCCGCCTGGAACGCCCGGACGGGCGGACCGTCCTCCGGCCCCTGCCGGACCTGCCACCCGGCCTGCGCGAGGGCGACCTGCTGGCCGTCACCGACGGCCCGGACGGCGTGAGCCTGCAACGGCTGCCGGAAGAGACCGCCGCGCGCCGCCGCGCCGCCCAGACGGCCCTGGACACCCTGAACGCGGCCGACCGCGCCGCCCTGCCCCTGAACGACGACGGAGAGATCACCCTGTGAGTCCCAAGAAACCCGCCCGCGACACCCCCACCGCCCGCAAGGCCAGCGCCCCGCCCCGCGGCGACAGTCCGCGCGTGCCGGCCAGCCGGCCGTCCGGGAAGGCAGCCTCCCCCCGCGCGGGAACGGCCGCGAAGGCCGGGGCGGCCCGGGCCACGTCAGGCCGCGCCGCGCCGCGCCGGGGGGGCGGGCCGCGCCGCAGCGGTCCGAGCGCGTCGGACCTGCTGGGCCTGCTGATCCTGGGCGTCACCGGCACGCTCGCCGCCTGCGGCTGGATGAAACAGCAGGACGCAGGCCCCGCCGGACGCCCCGCCCCCGCGCCGTCCGGCGGGACCGTCACCATCCGCTTCCTGGACGTGGGCCAGGGGGACGCCGTGCTGATCCGCAGTCCCGAGGGCAAGACCGCCCTGGTCGACGGGGGCCGCAGCGGCGAGCGGCTGAGCGCCCAGCTGAAGAAGTACGGCGTGACCCGCCTGGACCTGATGATCGCCACCCACGCCGACGCCGACCACATCGCGGGACTGGTGCCGGCCGCGGCCCTGAAACC harbors:
- a CDS encoding menaquinone biosynthesis protein; the protein is MDWGTPDPYRAGWIHFTNVAPILDSLVLPPGVTAITGVPTQMNAALLSGEVDIANISAVEFIRNADVLEALPDFSVAVLGPVYSVNLFHTRPLEELRRVALTAQSAMSVALLEVLLRERGLSPTLERAEGEAEALLSQGFDGVLRIGDSALREWYGVVGPLTPETTMTSLPHSARGISVTDLAEEWFRLTGHPFTFAVWAYRKDRPPPAALVQAMREARRDGIGHLADVAARHARKLGLPERVVQHYLWNFRYHLEAPDRLGLHEFAAKAVPGHAPLTFGPRPGPR
- a CDS encoding nuclear transport factor 2 family protein, which codes for MPAPGDLDLILALDDQWNAAYHHRDPARLDAVLADDWLGFYHDGTPVTKQELLTGMQTNPTTPLSFERHAARVHGDTAITRGTLYAAGQRVQSFLRVYARQDGHWQAVSVQVIP
- the mqnE gene encoding aminofutalosine synthase MqnE, with product MKWLSDPALAPIVEKVEAGARLTFAEGMQLYDTRDLNTLMRLANLRKQQLHGDRVYFVHSMRLEFTNICYVGCTFCAFAAHKNEARAWDYSPEQVAEQVRRRYLPGITELHMSSGHHPNHRWEYYPEMVRGLREAFPDLQVKAFTAAEIEHLSKISKKPTLEVLRELQAAGLAAMPGGGAEIFADRVRRQVAKNKVKAEKWLQIHSEAHSLGMRTNATMLYGHIETLEERLDHMDRLRTLQDDSVARFGGGFHAFIPLAFQPLGNTLAQNLGKTDFTTGLDDLRNLAVARIYLDNFPHIKGYWVMIGSELTQVSLDWGVSDIDGTIQEEHIAHAAGATSPMKLSEQGMIRMIQHAGRTPVLRDAYYNELATFPRTPATEAAD
- a CDS encoding sensor domain-containing diguanylate cyclase, which codes for MNLHASDAQRQIARYRSLVRVTAALSRHVRTDDLLRAMHEQVRLLFDTPITLLARCVPGGGWHCLTLESDNVAEQDIAPRPDGLLERVLRGTLRLENDLPAYLRRESLGIVRLHHRSDLPHTLSWMGVPLHAGEVTGVLSVQSYAQGAFTPEDLEFLELLGVHLSIALENAALHERVEREAHTDPLTGLWNRRGFGERGEAALRAAHRDGARFTLAVMDLQDFKAVNDRFGHAVGDEVLTGLGLLLRRLTGRGAHVFRLGGDEFAVLLPGDSGQARGTLSRWLEDVRGHPWPTAAPPHLNIGLAQAHPGYSMSDWLREADTQMYEAKRRRLHLLGTEADRAGD
- a CDS encoding DUF3006 family protein, which translates into the protein MKPEPVRPETESVGEASGETPRADSAATQDAPAGNAPTERWTVDGIEDTPAGPVARLERPDGRTVLRPLPDLPPGLREGDLLAVTDGPDGVSLQRLPEETAARRRAAQTALDTLNAADRAALPLNDDGEITL
- a CDS encoding ComEC/Rec2 family competence protein yields the protein MSPKKPARDTPTARKASAPPRGDSPRVPASRPSGKAASPRAGTAAKAGAARATSGRAAPRRGGGPRRSGPSASDLLGLLILGVTGTLAACGWMKQQDAGPAGRPAPAPSGGTVTIRFLDVGQGDAVLIRSPEGKTALVDGGRSGERLSAQLKKYGVTRLDLMIATHADADHIAGLVPAAALKPRVFINNGLGGTTQTWERLVKALQNVEATFTKAGNQTVNLGSVKLRIVAAPPGMPDDQNLNSVGLALQFGAFRALMTGDSETQETEGWLAQERPDLRGPFQVYKSIHHGASNGDSAGWLANVRPENVVISVGQNSYGHPTAAALRLYRQTGARVYRTDRHGTVTFEGRADGTYSADTER